Proteins encoded within one genomic window of Hermetia illucens chromosome 2, iHerIll2.2.curated.20191125, whole genome shotgun sequence:
- the LOC119649367 gene encoding uncharacterized protein LOC119649367: protein MISKIFVLLFAIVLAVIGQTTKPICNIRCGTQYVPVCVKQDDGIVREFNNACLLALYNCLNRQSLRPNATCVKDIVREAVQDALRKSQRLPSDSSFQGRAIRDFVDALRRLIRSL, encoded by the exons ATGATATCGAAAATTTTTGTTCTATTGTTCG CCATAGTGTTGGCGGTTATTGGTCAAACTACAAAACCCATTTGTAATATTCGATGTGGCACTCAGTATGTGCcagtttgtgtgaaacaagacgACGGAATCGTACGCGAGTTCAATAATGCTTGTCTGCTAGCTTTGTACAACTGTCTGAATCGTCAAA GCCTAAGACCGAATGCAACATGTGTTAAGGATATCGTTCGAGAAGCTGTGCAAGATGCGTTGCGAAAGTCCCAAAGACTTCCATCTGATTCCAGTTTTCAAGGGCGAGCAATTCGAGATTTTGTTGACGCTCTAAGGAGATTAATTAGAAGTTTATGA
- the LOC119649943 gene encoding uncharacterized protein LOC119649943, which produces MSCSRLTRQKFLSVFLLLQLISVVACAIDNEEPIPELRSKKPCPETCPCTYEPVCVVDGYTRVTIINECVMNMVNCRNHKSYYVYLNDECPQPEKGFVGIG; this is translated from the exons ATGTCTTGCTCTCGATTAACCCGGCAGAAATTTCTGTCGGTGTTTCTGTTACTCCAACTCATATCAG TTGTGGCCTGCGCAATTGACAACGAAGAACCAATTCCAGAACTAAGATCAAAGAAGCCATGCCCCGAAACTTGTCCTTGCACATATGAGCCAgtctgtgttgtagatggctacACAAGGGTGACTATTATAAATGAATGCGTCATGAACATGGTAAACTGCCGCAACCACAAAA GTTACTACGTCTACCTAAATGACGAATGTCCTCAACCAGAAAAGGGATTCGTAGGAATTGGATAA